Part of the Solanum pennellii chromosome 10, SPENNV200 genome is shown below.
TTAGGTCTTTAATCGTACACACACATATAAGTTGACAATCTTTTTGACATCTAAATAATTGAATGCAATTGCCACATACATTTCACTGATCAATTATGCCAGTAGCTCAAACACTGTCCTAAACCTAAAGACATATCATCCATGCCATACATCTACATCATGTATCATATTCATGCCACTTGACCACCATGCTCTGAAGTTACATTCTTTTGCATTAAAATCTTCAAAAACAATCATTTTGGTTAATACGTTAAACTGCACCACCAAAACCCCTTTCCACAAGTAAAAAATGAATCTTAAACACTTACGACTTCCCTGATGATTCAAAAGTAAAAATACCATTTCTTAAAACTTTATCTAAAATAATCATCCCTTTTTAGCGTACATTAGATTGCGTCCAGGATCATTCCTTAATTGCACCCTCAGGCTTAAATCATCTATAGAACAATTAGACAGGATCATTCCTTAATTGCACCATCAGGCTTAAACCATCTATAGAACACTGAAATTTTCTACATAGATTCACCATTCAATAGCTGAAACAACTTCCTAACTACTGAAATTCCACTAGAAACAGCATAAATCACCAGAACCTAACTAATTCAAGATTTACATATAGTTGATTGATATTGATTGAAGTTGTGGAACAAGAACAATCACATCGAAAAAATGGGAGCAAAAAGATAAGTCTTTTCAATAGCTAATTGACCCAAAATGACTGATTTCTTCAAGCACAGCAAGAATTTTATACTTGAACAACTTCTACTCATAGCTTATCAgttttttatctttcaaaaagCAAGAATTTTCAAGAACACCAAGAATTCTTTCATTTCTATTTTACTCATAGATGATGACAAGCCTTAAAACTTCATCCTACTTAACCCTTACAACAAAACCAAAACATCACTAGAAAAATTAACCAAATGGTAACCAATCTTCAATGAACACAAGTTTTAATGATTCTAATTAAGTTTTAAAAGTCCCAGTTAAACTCAATTAGCAGTAATTAAGTTCataaacacaaataaataaactGAATTAAGATCTGACCTTCAGAAACAGAGAGACAGAAAGAGGGAAAAGAGAGAATTAGGGCTTGAAAAACCAGATAGAATATTCCAGTTTCTGTTTaaaccttcattttattttgctatATTAAGATTGAcataattgcccttgggaacaaaaatacataaaagattttgaattttaatctcaaattcaatttattcCTATTTCAGATATTTTCCCaaaatgatctttttcctacacttattaattattctttttcttaaaaaaggaTAGTGCATTTTCAATTCTAACTTGAATTACAatcaacattttatatttttttcttaaatttatacATCTATTTTTGCATTTAGGGACATGTAGAGTTTTTGTAAGTATTATGTTTTTGTTGGTGATGTGCATCTTTTTGTACTGTGTTTTTTTATTCATAGATaataactatatataataaaatagttGGTGCTACAGATATAAtttacaataattaaaaaataattatattgttattgcCATACCATGAATACTAGCTTCAGAAAAGGTTACTATAGAAATCTCATATGCTTATGGAGtctcaaaattttttattaagaatgaAACGGTCTTATCGCTGTACtataaatcatattaatatgagaaTCACTATATAAAACTATTAACCGTCTCataaaaaacattatttaaaattattaacagTGTTATACTAATCCCTACACCACAACTCAACATGTCTACTAATGTACCTTGGTAaaagaaatagaataattttGAACTAAAGTTCAAATATAATGgataattttgaactttttatttcatttttacaaTTGTGCAGGGTATATTAGGAAATTCACACAGATTAGGACCTTTTAGGTTTCAGAGAAATCTATTTAAGATGATGATACGTTTTTAGTTTAGCCTCAAAACTACTTGATCTTATCTGAGCAGTGGGCGGCGGAGAAGACGGCGACGGAGAATGTGACCGGCGTAGTTGGGGAGGAGCTACCGCCTTATATATGTAGGGTTAATGGCGGCTCCGTTCATCTCTTTCTCGCCGGTCAATTTTTCGGGACCCCTTTTCCCTGCTTTACTGCGATGAAGACTGTTCGCCATCTGAGCCTATCAAATAAATCGGGGCGATGAGGGTTTGAGCGGACTTTACCatcaaaaagttttaatttttatgtaatttaagtatttttgtttcaaattgCTGAAGAACAGAGATCcggattttaaaaaaataattatttttgtgtgttatttGTTTGAGTTCATGCATTTCTCttgatttaatttgttatatttgAATCTAACCTTTCTTTTGGCTATAGATTTTGATATTTGAGTTTTTGAAGTTAGCATTTTACTCGGAAAAAAGTTGAATTTGCTATAGCATCAGAGCATTTTGTTCCTTTTGTATTCAGATCTGAAATGTTGCTTCTTACTTGTGAGCACCTCTTGTTTTATGTGGGGATGTTCCTGTTTCGGAAGCATATATTAATTCTTTTGCCAGTTTTAAACAGCGTgatgaatatttcatttttgCAGCACGCTACCTGTCTTCTGGTACAAACTCATGTGATCTATGCAATGATATGATGATCTGTGTCTTTAATTGTATCACCAGCATATAACATGATTTAAAGTTATGGAAGGCTATAGTATTTGACAGCTCTAGAACATCTAAATTTGATATGGTATGTGTTATGTGTTTGTGAGCAGGGTAGAACTATGTCATTTTATCTCTATTGTGCAACTTGGTAGAAGCTGTGGCTTTGTATTTGGTTGATTCTGCCTGAAAAGTGCCCAACTTTTGATGTCTTTTATGCCTCTTTTGGGTTGTCCTCTTTCCCCAGTATAGCAATTCAATGTCATGAATGACAGATTTTTGCTCTTGCCTGAACTGGAAGTTGAGTTCGAAGCTTTAGCAGATGCAGGTCATGGCTAAAGGCTGTTGAAACAAGGCTTCCTTTGATTGCGAGTGTTGAGTCTATGCCAACCTTAACCCCCTAGGTTGGGGTTTGGCGAGTGTAGAGTGTATGCAGCTCTTCCCCTCTGCCTTTAGATGGTAGAGCGGCTGAACAAAGACGATTCAGACTATGGATTGATGCAAAACTAATTGGATTTCCCTCAATACTGTATTTTATTGAGGTCCATGTCTTCCTTGGAAATGGAATGTCCACAGTTTCTATTATTTGTCTCCCTGAGTGTAGTCAGTGTCATGATTGGCTGCTGATATGTTTTAGCATTTGATACATACTTGTAGTTgctgaaatatttttatactatGAATTCGAAAACTGAGAGATGTAACTTTATTTTGTTCATCCTTTATACTCTCTTTACTAGAACTCATTTCATTTGAATACCAGGttcacataaaatatttatagcAACCATAGACATTATGTACATTAAAAAACACACTAGATAGTTGTGCATCCATAACCTCTATAATACAGTTTACAGATGAATCTCAAAATCATCCAGGACGACTCATCTTTTCATATGGATCTCGAGCGAAAACTTTTAGAGATAAGTCTACCCTCCATTCTAGACGGAGGGTGTTAGAATGTCTCACTCACATGATGAGGAAAGGACTGTTGTTCCTTTTATAGTCTTAAGGACTGTAGTTCCTTTTTTATAGACTTGAGCATAGCTTTTCGAGTTTACTTAGACCAAGGTCCGATGTCTTAACAAACTTAACTCTTTGAGTCCTGTTTGGCCTTATGCAAAGTTGATgctagaggaagaggaagaggaaggggAAGTGGTAACGGGGAGAATGTATTGGGATGAGATGAAGATTGTCTACTTGTTTTTATCACCTTAACTTCTTCTAAGGCAAGAGGCACTGGTTCTTCTGTTTTTGGTGTGTAAGCAAAAGATAGGTCCTTATTAGCTGCTAGGGCAAGTAGCTCTTTCTCCTCGAGCCCTTTAACTGGTCCGAGGCTGCAACAATCTGGACCATACTTTGTCAATGcatctttgaatttttttatctgCACCAGAATATCATGGTATAGTGTTAGAAGGATAAAAGGAAGGCGTTGACAACAAGCAAACGACTGCATTGCTTAGCCGTTGAATCTCTTAGTCATCAAGATGCAAAAGATCAATTCAATGGGAGACATTGCAGTAATTAAAAAGGAAGCAGCACATAATGTCACTAACAGATTGCGGATCATAAACTAACCGTGGCATTGGTACAGCTAAAGCTACAAAGACGACCTTCAGCACCTTTATAGAAACGGAAAAATGGGAGAACATGTACGTTCAGCGAGTAACACATTGACTTGTGTTCCTCATAGTTCACATGCAAAAACTGCACATCCGGATTCATCTCTGCTAACTGACATATCTGCAGTTCCCAGTTTTAACAAGACTAAGATCATTAATCCTATCTTACTGAAATGGACAGTCAACAAAGTGCAGCATTAGACAACAAGAATGTATTACCTTTGGATGAAGGGCTTTGCAGCCTCCACAGCCAGGGGAAAGGAAATCGACAACGACTAGTTTATCCCCAGCGTTTAGAAGGGTGTCAACGAGGTCTTGAGCACCCGTCACCTCTTTCATATTCGGTTGAAGTCCTTTCTCCCACCATTTAGGAGCTCTCTTGATACCTATGCTCATCTGTTTTATGTAGCGCGAGATGAAAAGGTAGAACTTTTTATATACTATAATATCAAGCCtgccaaaatttaaaaaagaacataCTATCGAGTGAGCCAATATTAACCAATCATGCTCTGAATTCGACCAGAAAATTTCTACGCggaaatagattttaaacacaaaattatgggaaaaagattgaaattcTTTACTTACTTATCGACTGATGGTTCACTCCCAAATTGGTACAACGAAAATTAACATAACAAAACTCTGTATTATGGCGAGTCCTAGTGGTCAATGAGTTGAATTGGAATCATGAAGCCTCTTATTTAATTCCTATCCGAGGAAAAAACGGAAGGTACCTTCTTCCTTTTTGTTCGAACCAGATGGTTGTTACgtataatttcataatatatcatattgaattgtattattTCTATGGATACAACGTTTAGATAAATTATATGTTTCTtgtcataatatatataatgcTACACATCAGCCATTTGAAGTACAATACTATGAGGAAAGTATAATACGAGataaaactattataaaaatgcatgataaatcataaaatatgaCTTTTTGTCGTTCTTTTAAACATAGATCTAACCTAtgatacaataaaatttaagaaacagTCAAAACTAACCttatatttaaattctaaacttaacaatacaatataatacaacacGTAAGTTGTAACAACCATTTTTAAGCACTAATTTATAGATTTAACTATACAATACAAcataacaatgaaaataaacaGTGTGTCTTAAGATTAAACACAATACAACATAACATGTAACAAACAGTCAAACAATCAGTAATTGATGGACAGAGTTACTTGATATCGGTACAGTCTTACAGAGAATCTTtgataaagaaagaaaagaaaacgaaCCTGAGCAGTAGCAACTGCTGATTTGTGATATCTTCTATTAAATTTCATAGGAAAAACACAAACCGCATGTTgattataatgataaatatCACTAGAATTCAAAATTGATGGAAAAAATACTGCCTTATTCAACAATTTCTCCATGGAACCTGAGATTGGAAATTGGGAATatgaaaaaagtttttttttttcttcaatgaaGAGTAAAGTGAAGGGGTACAAAAATAAAAGGTTTGAAAAATGTGAGAAATGAACA
Proteins encoded:
- the LOC107031911 gene encoding thioredoxin-like 1-1, chloroplastic isoform X1, translated to MEKLLNKAVFFPSILNSSDIYHYNQHAVCVFPMKFNRRYHKSAVATAQMSIGIKRAPKWWEKGLQPNMKEVTGAQDLVDTLLNAGDKLVVVDFLSPGCGGCKALHPKICQLAEMNPDVQFLHVNYEEHKSMCYSLNVHVLPFFRFYKGAEGRLCSFSCTNATIKKFKDALTKYGPDCCSLGPVKGLEEKELLALAANKDLSFAYTPKTEEPVPLALEEVKVIKTSRQSSSHPNTFSPLPLPLPLPLPLASTLHKAKQDSKS
- the LOC107031911 gene encoding thioredoxin-like 1-1, chloroplastic isoform X2, whose amino-acid sequence is MSIGIKRAPKWWEKGLQPNMKEVTGAQDLVDTLLNAGDKLVVVDFLSPGCGGCKALHPKICQLAEMNPDVQFLHVNYEEHKSMCYSLNVHVLPFFRFYKGAEGRLCSFSCTNATIKKFKDALTKYGPDCCSLGPVKGLEEKELLALAANKDLSFAYTPKTEEPVPLALEEVKVIKTSRQSSSHPNTFSPLPLPLPLPLPLASTLHKAKQDSKS